The following are encoded together in the Anopheles nili chromosome 3, idAnoNiliSN_F5_01, whole genome shotgun sequence genome:
- the LOC128722569 gene encoding eukaryotic translation initiation factor 3 subunit I — protein sequence MKPLMLQGHQRAITQIKYNREGDLIFSAAKDSKPCVWYSLNGERLGTFNGHIGAVWCVDVDWTSTRLITGAGDMNTFLWDVETGSALGKIPCNSSVRTCNFSFSGNQASYSTDRAMSHPCELFVIDVRNIDASISSADPVLKLTMNEQQSKISAMLWGALDETVITGHENGSIRIWDLRAVKELNSVNDHTASITDMQMSSDGTMFVSSSKDCSAKLFDSDSLMCLKTFKTERPVNSACISPLFEHVALGGGQDAMEVTTTSTQAGKFDSRFFHLVYEEEFARVKGHFGPINSMAFHPDGKSFATGGEDGYVRIQVFDSSYYEHTFE from the exons ATG AAACCGTTGATGCTGCAAGGACATCAGCGTGCCATCACGCAAATTAAGTATAACAGGGAAGGCGATTTGATCTTTTCCGCCGCCAAGGATAGTAAACCGTGCGTATGGTACTCCCTGAACGGTGAACGGCTTGGTACGTTCAATGGTCACATCGGTGCCGTCTGGTGTGTTGACGTGGATTGGACGTCAACCAGGTTGATTACCGGTGCAGGTGACATGAACACATT CCTGTGGGATGTAGAGACCGGTTCAGCTCTGGGAAAGATTCCTTGCAATTCGTCTGTGCGTACGTGTAATTTCAGCTTCTCCGGCAATCAGGCTTCGTACTCAACGGATCGTGCTATGAGCCATCCGTGCGAGTTGTTCGTCATCGATGTACGAAACATTGACGCGAGCATTAGCAGTGCTGATCCAGTATTGAAGCTGACAATGAACGAACAGCAAAGCAAGATCTCCGCCATGCTGTGGGGCGCGCTGGACGAAACGGTGATCACTGGACACGAAAATGGTTCAATCCGTATCTGGGATCTGCGTGCTGTGAAGGAGCTGAATTCGGTGAACGACCATACAGCTAGCATAACTGACATGCAGATGTCCAGCGATGGCACGATGTTCGTCTCGTCTTCGAAAGACTGCTCGGCCAAACTGTTCGATTCGGATTCTTTGATGTGCTTGAAGACTTTCAAAACCGAGCGGCCCGTAAACTCGGCTTGTATAAGCCCGCTGTTTGAGCATGTTGCGTTGGGCGGAGGTCAAGACGCGATGGAGGTCACCACGACATCAACGCAGGCTGGAAAATTCGATTCACGGTTCTTCCACCTGGTCTACGAGGAAGAATTTGCACGCGTTAAGGGCCATTTCGGTCCAATTAACAGTATGGCATTCCATCCGGATGGTAAAAGTTTTGCAACGGGCGGTGAGGACGGTTATGTGCGTATTCAAGTGTTTGATTCATCATACTATGAGCATACATTCGAGTAA